The Streptomyces sp. NBC_01197 genome window below encodes:
- a CDS encoding DUF2267 domain-containing protein: MSDQREPVPHLPAMTFEELLEKVRYEGAYPTRERAAEAVRLVLSGLGRQLTGDERVELAAHLPFEAAAILTEQIPAIEPLTGWAFVKDLATRTGAPPAITRWDTGTVLAAVATLAGNDLLTRTLNQLPAGYALLFGRAELTQAA; encoded by the coding sequence ATGTCCGACCAGCGTGAACCGGTCCCGCACCTCCCCGCGATGACGTTCGAGGAGCTGCTGGAGAAGGTCCGCTACGAAGGGGCCTATCCCACCCGGGAACGGGCCGCCGAAGCCGTCCGCCTGGTCCTTTCGGGACTTGGACGCCAGCTGACCGGCGACGAACGCGTCGAACTGGCAGCTCACCTGCCCTTCGAGGCCGCCGCGATTCTCACCGAACAGATCCCTGCGATAGAGCCCCTCACCGGCTGGGCCTTCGTCAAGGACCTCGCCACCCGCACCGGAGCCCCACCGGCCATCACCCGCTGGGACACCGGCACCGTCCTGGCCGCCGTCGCCACCCTCGCCGGCAACGACCTCCTCACCCGCACCCTCAACCAGCTCCCCGCCGGCTACGCCCTTCTGTTCGGCCGTGCCGAACTCACCCAAGCCGCCTGA